One Clostridium estertheticum DNA segment encodes these proteins:
- a CDS encoding DUF1002 domain-containing protein, whose product MKIKSFISKVLIASLALGVIFTSYPGVSVFADSFKSVTLGVDLSDTQKNEMLKYFEVTKNDANILEITSKEEHTYLGKIASEAQLGNKSISCSYIEPTEKGGLKVVTNNLTWVNDGMIKNALITAGIENANVKASAPFEVSGTAALAGILKGFESSSAGKKIDENKKEAANKELVTTGDIAEKIGQNDASNLMNDIKKDVIKEKPKTDQEINKIVDTAIKEYKGKLSDQDVTNIKDVMSKINSLDLNYNNLKDQLNDVTNQLKDKLSSTEAKGFFAKLSRMFSNLLDSIKSVF is encoded by the coding sequence ATGAAAATTAAATCATTTATATCAAAAGTACTCATTGCATCATTAGCATTAGGTGTTATTTTTACATCATATCCTGGTGTTTCAGTATTTGCAGATTCATTTAAGTCTGTTACTCTAGGTGTTGATTTAAGCGATACTCAAAAAAATGAAATGTTAAAATACTTTGAAGTAACTAAAAATGATGCCAATATATTAGAAATTACTTCAAAAGAAGAGCATACATACTTAGGAAAAATTGCATCAGAAGCTCAACTTGGTAATAAATCAATATCATGTTCTTATATTGAGCCAACAGAAAAAGGTGGATTAAAGGTAGTTACTAATAATCTTACTTGGGTTAATGATGGAATGATAAAAAATGCATTAATTACAGCTGGTATTGAAAATGCTAATGTTAAAGCATCTGCACCATTTGAAGTGTCAGGAACTGCTGCTCTTGCTGGAATATTAAAAGGCTTTGAAAGCAGTAGCGCAGGAAAAAAGATTGATGAAAATAAAAAAGAAGCTGCCAATAAAGAATTAGTTACTACTGGAGATATTGCTGAAAAAATAGGACAAAATGATGCTTCTAACTTAATGAATGATATAAAAAAAGATGTAATAAAAGAAAAACCTAAAACAGACCAAGAAATAAATAAAATAGTAGATACGGCTATTAAAGAATATAAAGGTAAATTATCAGATCAAGATGTAACTAACATAAAAGATGTAATGAGCAAAATAAATTCATTAGACCTTAACTACAATAACTTAAAAGACCAATTAAATGATGTAACTAATCAATTAAAAGATAAATTAAGTAGTACTGAAGCTAAAGGTTTCTTTGCTAAATTATCAAGAATGTTTTCTAATTTATTGGATTCAATAAAAAGTGTGTTCTGA
- a CDS encoding DUF4317 domain-containing protein, producing the protein MSNSVTKFSGQYTILKFRESFLNLDEAEYFKYLEIAKKVLSGTIGNNILELNFEANEDFTNERQISLMQLKNSQLKDDALVGNLYDLIIANYDYTGNFLILFFHDAYDVISKTKDNIRIDESEEVYEYVLCAICPVSLSEPGLRYFEQQNEIKARIRDWIVEPPTNGFVFPAFIDRSSDVNSIMYYTKNAKDTHTELMENVLGCHSVQTATVQKETFQSIIKDSFSLDENKADKIFMDIQENLSTMIEEYNAINDDADCEPISLTKKDIQNLLIESEVPQEITTLIQNSYVENFGDDITLAKNLIDAKALKANVQRKKEEHLHKQVEILQARLDQVKQENTIDNETLLSTEVNDDNVVLEEASTTDLEETLETNLEKVPDAYSEENNVTPHYDVILQVKPEKVSQIKSQIIDGQKCIVIPINDNEQTRVNGIENLI; encoded by the coding sequence ATCTCTAATAGTGTTACTAAGTTCTCAGGTCAATATACCATTTTAAAATTTAGAGAAAGCTTTCTAAATTTAGATGAGGCTGAATACTTTAAATACTTAGAAATTGCTAAAAAAGTACTGTCTGGAACTATTGGGAATAATATTTTAGAACTTAACTTTGAAGCTAATGAAGATTTTACAAATGAAAGACAGATTTCGCTTATGCAGCTTAAAAACAGTCAATTAAAAGATGATGCTCTTGTAGGTAACCTTTATGATTTGATTATAGCTAATTATGATTACACTGGTAATTTTTTAATACTCTTTTTTCATGATGCTTATGATGTTATTAGCAAAACCAAAGATAATATTCGGATAGATGAATCTGAAGAAGTATATGAATATGTGTTATGTGCAATATGTCCAGTTTCACTTTCAGAACCTGGTCTTAGATACTTTGAACAGCAAAACGAAATAAAAGCACGTATTAGAGATTGGATAGTCGAGCCCCCAACTAATGGCTTTGTGTTTCCAGCTTTTATTGATCGTAGTTCAGATGTTAACTCTATTATGTATTATACAAAAAATGCAAAGGATACACATACTGAATTAATGGAAAATGTGCTAGGTTGTCATTCAGTACAAACGGCTACGGTGCAAAAGGAAACATTTCAATCAATTATTAAAGATTCTTTTAGCTTAGATGAAAATAAAGCTGATAAAATTTTTATGGATATACAAGAAAACCTAAGTACTATGATAGAAGAATACAATGCTATAAATGATGATGCAGATTGTGAACCTATAAGCTTAACAAAGAAGGATATACAAAACCTTTTAATAGAAAGTGAAGTTCCGCAGGAAATTACTACTTTGATTCAAAACTCCTATGTAGAGAACTTTGGTGATGATATCACTTTAGCAAAGAATTTAATTGACGCAAAGGCTCTTAAGGCAAATGTGCAAAGAAAAAAGGAAGAACACCTCCACAAACAAGTGGAAATACTTCAAGCTAGACTTGATCAAGTTAAACAAGAGAATACTATAGATAATGAAACTCTCCTGTCTACAGAAGTTAATGATGATAATGTGGTTTTAGAAGAAGCCTCTACAACTGATTTAGAAGAAACTTTAGAAACTAATTTAGAGAAAGTTCCAGATGCATATTCAGAAGAGAATAATGTTACCCCTCATTATGATGTTATACTACAAGTAAAACCCGAAAAAGTTTCTCAAATAAAATCTCAAATAATTGATGGCCAAAAATGCATAGTTATTCCTATTAATGACAATGAACAAACTAGGGTTAATGGTATAGAAAATTTGATTTAG
- a CDS encoding RNA-guided endonuclease TnpB family protein has product MVKGFKYRIYPTVEQETQLAKTFGCVRFIYNKMLAKKIKLYETVKKSLSKTDCNNYCNRELKKEYLWLKDVDKFALTNSIYNLDNAYQKFFIEHSGFPKLKSKHDHNYSYTTNFTNNNIKVLFHNNLVQLPKLGKVKAKLHREFKGKILFATVSKVPSGKYFVSFNVETENFKLSINNNMIGFDLGLKEFLIDTNNNHIERPNIRNDFSNKLSSQIINDNQVIISEDLQVSNMIKNHNLAKSIQDVSWSEFTRQLEYKVNWYGRTYHKISPWFASSQICSDCGAVNKKVKLLSIREWTCEECKNINDRDENTSKNILKQGIKELGFEVAI; this is encoded by the coding sequence ATGGTAAAAGGATTTAAATATCGTATTTATCCAACAGTGGAACAAGAAACACAATTAGCTAAGACATTTGGTTGCGTAAGGTTTATTTATAATAAAATGTTAGCTAAAAAAATAAAATTATATGAAACTGTTAAAAAGAGTTTATCAAAAACTGACTGTAACAATTACTGCAATAGAGAATTAAAAAAAGAATACCTTTGGCTTAAAGATGTAGATAAATTTGCTTTAACTAATTCTATTTATAATTTAGATAATGCTTATCAAAAATTTTTTATAGAACATAGTGGTTTTCCTAAATTGAAATCAAAACATGATCATAATTATTCTTACACTACTAACTTTACAAATAACAATATCAAGGTTTTATTTCATAACAATTTAGTTCAATTACCTAAACTAGGTAAAGTAAAAGCTAAATTACACAGAGAATTTAAAGGGAAAATACTATTTGCTACTGTTAGTAAAGTGCCAAGCGGTAAGTATTTTGTTAGTTTTAATGTAGAAACTGAAAATTTCAAGTTGTCCATAAATAATAATATGATAGGATTTGACTTAGGTCTCAAAGAATTTCTTATAGATACAAACAATAACCATATAGAAAGACCAAATATTAGAAATGATTTTTCAAATAAGTTGTCATCGCAAATTATTAACGATAACCAAGTAATAATTTCAGAAGACTTACAAGTTTCTAATATGATAAAAAATCATAATTTGGCAAAAAGTATTCAAGATGTATCATGGTCAGAGTTTACAAGACAACTAGAATATAAAGTAAATTGGTATGGGAGAACATATCATAAAATAAGTCCATGGTTCGCTAGTTCTCAGATTTGCTCTGATTGTGGAGCAGTAAATAAGAAGGTTAAGCTGCTATCAATAAGAGAGTGGACTTGTGAAGAATGCAAAAACATTAATGATAGGGATGAAAACACATCAAAAAACATTCTAAAACAAGGAATAAAAGAATTAGGTTTCGAAGTAGCTATATAA
- the fliB gene encoding flagellin lysine-N-methylase: MRENIKMRYPRYLKEFKCIGGKCTDSCCIGWDIDIDEVTFRQYYKVQDKEIKLMLQKNVHINDYYLSPDIDYGKIKLKSGKRCAFLDEENYCIIHSKIGEKYLSNVCTSFPRITNKVDRYYEISLDVACPEAARILLLKEEGIEFTESYEPLEKHILSSDIETTSTEYNNSPVKYFKEIRDLSIKIIQNREFNLSERLYILGDFINTVEKELKHKYNDVPTFIKQYNMNSVNDSYEKNQSSYIMQMDFFKKMMGFLNVSKEVESPSFKECTKQIISGFKFDEGEDISKYSELYIKAFEYYTENFINNNSYIFENYLVNFMYNYMFPFTESESIFDEYILLLVRYSFIRFYLVGKYLCTKQDNKEDIVEFIQSFSKTIEHHRTYLVDSLNYIKENKLDNMEFAKKLL; the protein is encoded by the coding sequence ATGAGAGAAAATATAAAAATGCGATATCCAAGATATCTTAAAGAATTTAAATGTATAGGTGGGAAATGCACAGATAGCTGTTGTATTGGATGGGATATAGATATTGATGAGGTCACCTTCAGGCAGTATTATAAAGTTCAAGACAAAGAAATTAAGCTCATGTTACAGAAAAATGTACATATTAATGATTATTACCTAAGCCCTGATATAGATTATGGAAAAATAAAATTAAAAAGTGGGAAACGGTGTGCCTTTTTAGATGAAGAAAATTACTGTATAATTCATTCTAAAATTGGAGAGAAATATCTTTCAAATGTTTGCACATCTTTTCCTAGAATAACAAATAAAGTAGATAGGTATTATGAAATATCCCTTGATGTAGCATGTCCCGAAGCTGCAAGAATTCTTTTATTAAAAGAAGAAGGAATTGAATTTACGGAAAGTTACGAGCCTTTAGAAAAACATATATTATCAAGTGATATTGAAACTACATCTACAGAATATAATAACTCACCCGTTAAATATTTTAAAGAAATTAGAGATTTGAGTATTAAAATAATACAAAACAGAGAATTTAATTTAAGTGAAAGACTGTACATATTAGGTGATTTTATAAATACAGTAGAAAAAGAACTTAAACATAAGTATAATGATGTACCTACATTTATTAAACAATATAATATGAATTCAGTTAATGATTCTTATGAAAAAAATCAATCAAGTTATATTATGCAGATGGATTTTTTCAAAAAGATGATGGGTTTCTTAAATGTATCTAAAGAAGTTGAAAGTCCTTCTTTTAAGGAATGTACCAAGCAAATTATAAGTGGATTCAAGTTTGATGAAGGAGAAGACATTAGCAAATACTCTGAATTGTATATAAAAGCATTTGAATATTATACTGAAAATTTTATAAATAATAATAGCTATATTTTCGAAAATTATTTAGTAAATTTTATGTATAACTATATGTTCCCATTTACTGAATCGGAATCAATATTTGATGAATATATTTTGCTTTTAGTAAGATATTCATTTATTAGATTTTATTTAGTCGGGAAATATCTATGTACTAAGCAAGATAACAAAGAAGATATAGTTGAATTTATCCAATCTTTCTCAAAGACCATAGAACATCATAGAACATATTTAGTTGATTCACTAAATTATATAAAAGAAAACAAATTGGATAATATGGAATTTGCTAAAAAACTTCTATAA
- a CDS encoding superoxide dismutase family protein has protein sequence MYAMAHIKGSSLAPNLTGMVYFMDVPGGVDIYVEVKGLPLYKPGTDKVPPVGPHGFHIHETGNCEMGDPTNPFASAKGHWNPTNQPHGNHSGDFPVLFSNNGYARTIFFTNKFKVIGIIDKAVVIHENPDDYRTQPSGASGKRIGCGVIKHSSYPLYPYI, from the coding sequence ATGTATGCTATGGCACATATAAAAGGAAGTTCTTTAGCACCAAACCTTACTGGTATGGTTTATTTTATGGATGTTCCAGGCGGTGTAGATATTTATGTGGAAGTGAAAGGGTTACCATTATATAAACCAGGAACAGATAAAGTTCCACCCGTTGGTCCTCATGGATTTCATATACATGAAACTGGAAATTGTGAGATGGGCGACCCAACTAATCCATTTGCGAGTGCAAAGGGTCATTGGAATCCTACAAATCAGCCACATGGAAACCATTCGGGAGATTTTCCAGTGTTATTTTCTAACAACGGCTATGCTAGAACCATATTTTTCACTAATAAATTTAAAGTTATAGGTATAATTGACAAAGCTGTGGTTATTCATGAAAACCCAGACGACTATCGTACCCAGCCATCTGGTGCCTCTGGTAAACGAATAGGCTGTGGTGTAATTAAACATAGTAGTTACCCTCTTTATCCATATATTTAA
- a CDS encoding peptide deformylase: MVRTIMKDIFFLNQKSELATKADAQVIQDLLDTLKANEEGCVGMAANMIGVKKRIIVISMGDMNVPMINPMIVNKSGQYETEEGCLSLIGVRKTNRFQEIEVEYFDSGFKKRRGKYSGWIAQIIQHEVDHCDGIVI, from the coding sequence ATGGTTAGAACAATTATGAAAGACATATTTTTTCTTAATCAAAAATCAGAACTTGCTACAAAAGCAGATGCTCAGGTGATACAGGATTTGCTTGATACACTTAAAGCAAATGAAGAAGGCTGTGTAGGAATGGCAGCTAATATGATTGGTGTCAAAAAAAGAATTATTGTGATCAGTATGGGCGATATGAACGTTCCGATGATTAATCCTATGATAGTGAATAAATCGGGTCAATATGAAACAGAAGAAGGATGTCTTTCACTTATAGGTGTTAGAAAAACTAATAGATTTCAAGAGATAGAAGTAGAGTATTTTGATTCGGGATTTAAGAAGCGAAGGGGAAAATACTCAGGATGGATTGCTCAAATTATTCAACATGAAGTAGACCATTGTGATGGGATAGTCATATAG
- a CDS encoding transposase, with amino-acid sequence MPRKTTPTYVLTLKLDTNNRDESTLNKRFEICRKLYNAILGTGLKKFNALIELKVYKKLRKELAEINKLYFKDEESKKSKINDELRKEKYKELTDLLGEYGINEYSLINKMTPMYKPFNKNIDNKTAQVLASRAWKALEKLIFKEAQKVNFIRYDELKSVEGKWNKSGITYRDGIIKWNGLKIPVIIKSNDFYAQIAIQDKIKYCRIVRKFIRGKYKYYVQFIMEGIPPVKYNKENGNIKRSMGIGNVGIDIGTQTIAISSKYDVKLLELCPEINNIQDIKTKLSRKLDRQRRANNPNNYNSDGTIKFGIISNGKKEKLIWVKSNKYIKTQMELRDVQRKQTDVRKQSHEKLANYIISLGDRILVENMNFKGLQKRSKKTTINASTGKFNKKKRFGKSLASRAPSKLIEIINRKLKYKELEILKINTHKVKASMYNHFTDKYTKKELKDRWDVSTGIQRDCYSAFLIMNVSNDLEKINRELCFETYDNFKQLYDDEINRLKSLKENGIKLISSMGI; translated from the coding sequence ATGCCAAGAAAAACAACTCCTACTTATGTTTTAACTCTTAAATTAGATACTAATAATAGAGATGAATCAACATTAAATAAAAGATTTGAAATATGTAGAAAACTTTACAATGCAATTTTAGGAACAGGGTTAAAGAAATTTAATGCTTTAATCGAATTAAAGGTTTACAAAAAACTAAGAAAAGAATTAGCAGAAATCAATAAATTATACTTTAAAGATGAAGAGAGTAAAAAATCTAAAATAAATGATGAACTAAGGAAAGAAAAATATAAAGAGTTAACTGATTTATTAGGAGAATACGGCATTAATGAGTATTCACTTATAAATAAAATGACACCAATGTATAAACCATTTAATAAAAATATAGATAATAAAACTGCTCAAGTATTAGCAAGTAGGGCGTGGAAAGCTTTAGAAAAATTAATATTTAAGGAAGCGCAAAAGGTTAATTTTATTAGATATGATGAATTAAAAAGTGTTGAAGGTAAATGGAATAAAAGTGGTATAACTTATAGAGACGGGATTATTAAATGGAACGGATTAAAGATTCCAGTAATTATAAAATCTAATGATTTTTATGCTCAAATAGCTATTCAAGATAAAATTAAATATTGTAGAATAGTAAGAAAATTTATTCGTGGTAAATATAAGTACTATGTGCAATTCATAATGGAGGGTATACCGCCAGTAAAATATAATAAAGAAAATGGTAATATAAAAAGAAGTATGGGGATAGGTAATGTTGGAATAGATATAGGAACTCAAACAATTGCAATATCGAGTAAGTATGATGTTAAATTATTAGAGTTATGTCCTGAAATTAATAACATTCAGGATATAAAAACTAAATTGTCAAGAAAATTAGATAGACAAAGACGTGCAAATAATCCAAATAACTATAATAGTGATGGAACTATAAAATTTGGTATTATAAGTAATGGAAAGAAAGAGAAATTAATATGGGTTAAGTCTAATAAATATATTAAAACTCAAATGGAATTAAGGGATGTTCAAAGGAAACAAACTGATGTTAGAAAACAATCCCACGAGAAGTTGGCAAATTATATAATTTCATTAGGTGATAGAATATTAGTTGAAAACATGAATTTTAAGGGACTACAAAAAAGAAGCAAGAAAACCACCATTAATGCGAGTACTGGTAAATTTAATAAGAAGAAAAGATTTGGTAAATCCTTAGCGAGTAGAGCACCTTCTAAATTAATAGAGATAATTAATAGAAAACTTAAATATAAGGAACTGGAAATCTTAAAAATAAATACACATAAAGTTAAGGCTAGTATGTACAATCATTTTACGGATAAATACACTAAAAAAGAATTAAAAGATAGATGGGATGTGTCTACTGGAATTCAAAGGGACTGTTATTCTGCATTTTTAATAATGAATGTTAGTAATGATTTAGAAAAAATTAATAGAGAATTATGTTTTGAAACCTATGATAATTTCAAGCAATTATATGATGATGAAATTAATAGACTTAAATCCTTAAAAGAAAATGGTATTAAACTGATATCTAGTATGGGGATATAA
- a CDS encoding ATP-dependent DNA helicase: MYKKIGVPFDYKTKKEFPSKLMDWIGDVFYDILPKHGYEIRDEQIYTAFQLADAVCNKKVHLAEAEVGTGKTFAYLLTAIAYAGFSGKPVVIACASTALQEQLAGPKGDIQTLSRILGLEIDAPMAKDPRQYVCDERVSGIGGVFGDATASDEINQWLARTTKGERSEMPHISDSVWRQIGWDETMPCGACPRRGFCKLVKVREHYRSSKDLIIADHSIFFQDLWTRDERIADGKMPMIPDYSLVIFDEGHKVILPAAMGAGRQIHKEDIDNIILSIEEIQGARTSLVVIANALDQATSNFFEKLNQNVIDDEQSERLAVRTDDILLKAADTFHKALDRLLLEIQIEEELYIDALPESTLHTFEIQIELSITALARFGRNKGREVITWVDRADGSFWVVPRNLSNMLDKHLFLKKLPVVFTSGTLSDEGDFGYLMRTLGLKDPAISTVGSPFDIEEQVVVYLQQPSFEDTDSAKFSRKIKQLLWLLKENGGRALILVNSLKEVRKIRKEISGYELPFEVLWEDKGERGYLVQKFLTEVTSVLVGSTFWEGIDVPGESLSLVVVWQLPFPSLDPLIEMRRKEAEEEGMNPLITVDYPEMGLKLKQGCGRLIRTKDDRGAIAVMDQVIGTPWEKVVMRALPRGVKIETLEHREI, translated from the coding sequence TTGTATAAGAAAATAGGGGTCCCTTTTGATTATAAAACAAAAAAAGAGTTTCCAAGTAAGTTGATGGATTGGATTGGCGATGTTTTTTACGATATTCTTCCGAAACACGGATATGAGATACGTGATGAGCAAATATATACTGCTTTTCAGCTTGCTGATGCAGTTTGTAATAAAAAAGTTCATCTGGCTGAGGCTGAGGTAGGTACCGGAAAGACCTTCGCCTACTTACTCACTGCAATTGCCTACGCTGGTTTTAGCGGAAAACCTGTAGTAATTGCATGTGCCTCAACAGCACTTCAGGAACAGCTGGCAGGGCCAAAGGGAGATATTCAAACACTTTCCCGAATACTGGGATTAGAAATAGATGCGCCAATGGCAAAGGATCCTCGTCAGTATGTTTGTGATGAGAGAGTTAGTGGAATAGGGGGAGTGTTTGGCGATGCGACAGCCTCTGATGAGATTAATCAATGGTTAGCCAGGACTACAAAAGGTGAACGCTCAGAAATGCCGCATATATCCGATAGTGTATGGAGACAGATTGGATGGGATGAGACTATGCCCTGTGGTGCCTGTCCCAGAAGAGGCTTTTGTAAGCTTGTTAAGGTAAGGGAACATTACAGATCTTCCAAGGATTTAATTATCGCAGATCATAGTATCTTTTTTCAGGACCTGTGGACAAGGGATGAAAGAATTGCAGACGGTAAAATGCCTATGATTCCAGATTACTCGCTGGTGATTTTTGATGAAGGGCATAAAGTCATACTGCCGGCAGCCATGGGTGCTGGAAGACAAATTCATAAAGAGGATATTGATAATATTATCCTTTCCATAGAGGAAATCCAGGGAGCAAGAACTTCACTGGTTGTAATTGCAAATGCCTTGGACCAGGCCACTTCTAACTTTTTCGAAAAACTTAATCAAAACGTAATAGATGATGAGCAATCAGAGCGTCTGGCGGTTCGCACCGATGATATACTTCTGAAAGCAGCTGATACTTTTCATAAGGCACTAGATCGGTTGCTCTTAGAGATACAAATTGAGGAAGAGCTATACATAGACGCGCTACCGGAAAGCACGTTACATACCTTTGAAATTCAAATAGAACTATCAATTACAGCCTTAGCTAGGTTTGGTAGGAATAAAGGTAGAGAGGTTATTACTTGGGTAGATAGGGCAGACGGCAGCTTTTGGGTAGTTCCTAGGAATTTGAGCAATATGCTAGATAAACATTTATTTTTGAAAAAATTGCCTGTGGTGTTTACTTCAGGAACTTTAAGTGATGAGGGGGATTTTGGTTATCTTATGAGGACTCTTGGTTTAAAAGATCCAGCAATATCAACGGTTGGAAGTCCCTTTGATATTGAGGAACAGGTGGTGGTTTATTTACAACAGCCATCCTTTGAGGACACTGACAGTGCCAAGTTTTCACGCAAAATTAAACAATTACTATGGTTGCTGAAAGAAAATGGAGGAAGAGCGCTGATACTTGTTAACTCTTTGAAGGAAGTCAGGAAAATAAGAAAAGAAATTAGTGGCTATGAGCTACCTTTTGAAGTTTTATGGGAGGATAAAGGTGAGCGAGGATACCTTGTCCAAAAGTTTCTTACGGAAGTTACATCTGTATTAGTAGGTTCTACCTTTTGGGAGGGAATTGATGTGCCCGGGGAGTCTTTATCTCTCGTTGTAGTTTGGCAGCTTCCCTTTCCGTCCCTAGACCCTTTGATTGAAATGAGGCGCAAAGAAGCAGAAGAAGAGGGGATGAACCCACTTATAACAGTTGATTACCCTGAAATGGGATTGAAGTTAAAACAAGGTTGTGGCAGATTAATTAGAACAAAGGATGACCGTGGAGCAATAGCTGTCATGGACCAAGTAATAGGAACCCCATGGGAAAAGGTGGTTATGAGGGCTCTACCTAGAGGAGTGAAAATCGAAACTTTGGAACATAGGGAGATTTAA
- a CDS encoding uridine kinase, with product MFAISGKEAEYQRYDWILDDLSEWHTVQPKGLIIFEGVYSISDELYSKYDIKIFVECDRKLRLKRGLERDGESALGFWGQWMSGEDKYLHEQKPQDRADFIILGEEKY from the coding sequence ATGTTTGCTATTAGTGGAAAGGAAGCAGAATATCAAAGGTATGATTGGATATTAGATGATTTATCAGAATGGCATACTGTTCAGCCTAAAGGGTTAATTATATTTGAAGGGGTCTACTCTATAAGTGATGAGTTATATAGTAAATACGACATTAAGATATTTGTAGAATGCGATAGAAAACTTCGTTTAAAGAGAGGATTAGAGAGAGATGGAGAAAGCGCTTTAGGCTTTTGGGGACAGTGGATGAGTGGAGAGGATAAATATCTTCACGAACAAAAACCTCAGGATAGGGCTGATTTTATAATTTTAGGAGAAGAAAAATATTAA
- a CDS encoding RNA-guided endonuclease InsQ/TnpB family protein yields the protein MLRTYKTEINPTGEQRRQTRQSIGVCRYLYNFYLAENKELYNQFKNGLIDKKQAFMSANNFDIFINHAIKTQEEFAWINECGSKARKKAICNAETAFKRFFKGQSKFPNFKKKKNQDVKMYFPKNNKGDWTVERHRIKVPSLGWVQLKEKGYIPINLKVTSGTVSFKASRYYVSVLIDVQDTNDYSTSENQGIGIDLGIKDLAIVNTIEKPFKNINKTKEVKKLEKKLKREQRKLSRKYESLKARNKKIKKEGGNATRHNISKKIAIVQKLHQKLSNIRTNYVNQVINEIVKTKPSYITIEDLNVRGMMKNKHLAKAVAQQNFYDFRVKLAFKCKLNNIELRIVDRWYPSSKTCSNCESINKDLKLSDRMYVCPVCGLIIDRDKNASVNLANAKIYKVA from the coding sequence TTGCTAAGAACATATAAAACAGAAATAAACCCAACAGGGGAACAAAGACGACAGACTCGTCAAAGCATTGGTGTTTGTAGGTATTTATACAACTTTTATTTAGCTGAAAATAAAGAATTATATAATCAATTTAAAAATGGATTAATAGATAAAAAACAAGCTTTTATGAGTGCTAATAATTTTGATATATTTATAAATCATGCAATTAAAACACAAGAAGAATTTGCATGGATTAATGAATGTGGTTCTAAAGCTAGAAAAAAGGCTATTTGTAATGCTGAAACTGCATTTAAAAGGTTTTTTAAAGGACAAAGTAAATTCCCTAACTTCAAGAAAAAGAAGAATCAAGATGTTAAAATGTATTTTCCTAAAAATAATAAAGGCGATTGGACAGTAGAAAGACACAGAATTAAAGTTCCGAGTCTTGGTTGGGTACAACTAAAAGAAAAAGGATATATTCCAATTAATTTGAAAGTGACTAGTGGGACTGTAAGCTTTAAAGCAAGTAGGTATTATGTTTCTGTTTTAATTGATGTTCAAGACACCAATGATTATTCCACTTCTGAGAATCAAGGAATAGGAATAGATTTGGGAATAAAAGACTTGGCAATAGTTAATACAATAGAGAAACCATTTAAAAATATAAATAAGACTAAAGAAGTTAAAAAATTAGAAAAAAAGTTAAAAAGAGAACAAAGAAAGCTTTCAAGGAAATATGAAAGTTTAAAAGCAAGAAATAAAAAAATAAAAAAAGAAGGAGGAAATGCTACTAGACACAATATATCCAAGAAAATAGCCATTGTACAAAAACTTCATCAAAAACTTTCTAATATTAGAACCAATTATGTTAATCAAGTAATTAATGAGATAGTAAAAACCAAACCGTCTTATATAACAATTGAAGATTTAAACGTAAGAGGAATGATGAAAAATAAGCATTTAGCAAAGGCAGTAGCACAACAAAATTTTTACGACTTTAGAGTTAAACTTGCTTTCAAATGTAAGCTTAATAATATAGAACTAAGAATTGTTGATAGATGGTATCCATCAAGTAAAACGTGTTCTAATTGTGAAAGCATTAATAAAGATTTAAAACTTTCAGATAGAATGTATGTATGTCCAGTATGTGGACTTATAATTGATAGGGATAAAAATGCTAGTGTAAACCTTGCAAATGCTAAAATATACAAAGTGGCATAA
- a CDS encoding ketopantoate reductase C-terminal domain-containing protein: protein MPNIPFDLEEVHLNHILQKQTDSATSSLNRDIAFGRQNELETFSGQLLKSASSCGLKIPMTEFFYDKLKKVTK from the coding sequence TTGCCCAATATTCCCTTTGACCTTGAAGAAGTACACCTCAATCATATACTACAAAAACAAACTGATTCAGCCACAAGTTCATTAAATAGAGACATTGCTTTCGGAAGACAAAATGAGCTGGAAACCTTCTCTGGACAATTACTTAAATCAGCATCAAGCTGTGGCTTGAAAATTCCTATGACTGAATTTTTTTATGACAAATTAAAGAAAGTTACTAAATAG